DNA from Alphaproteobacteria bacterium SS10:
GCGGTAGGTAACCGGGGTTGTGGCCTCGTAATCCGTAACGACGAAGTGGACCACCAGGCCGCCGGGTTCACGCTCAATCGAGTTATCCGCCACCATCCCGCCAAGGCGGAAATCGCGCCCAACGGGTAGGTCGGCGGCGGACAGGTCGGCGGGGCTGTAGAAGAAGGTGATGTTCTGCTCAAGCGCGGTGATGGCGAGCACGGCGGCCGCGCTGACAACCAAGGCACCAAGGCCTAGCCAGGCCATACGCTTGTGCTTGCCCTGCCATTTTGGCCCGGGCATGCGCTGCATGTCAGGGGAGTTTGCCGCACCGTTATCGAGCGTCATTTTGCCGGGGTCTCATCTTGACCGGCTGCCCTCATCCAACGACGCCGATACCGCCAACTCAACCCCAGCAC
Protein-coding regions in this window:
- the ccmE gene encoding cytochrome c maturation protein CcmE → MPGPKWQGKHKRMAWLGLGALVVSAAAVLAITALEQNITFFYSPADLSAADLPVGRDFRLGGMVADNSIEREPGGLVVHFVVTDYEATTPVTYRGILPDLFREGQGVVAIGSLDAEGRFQSDEILAKHDENYMPPEVAAALERNRPKGQLQSTGTLQP
- the ccmD gene encoding heme exporter protein CcmD produces the protein MDQYAAYVWSAYAVTGVVTLAVLGLSWRYRRRWMRAAGQDETPAK